The nucleotide window CTTTCTTCTTTTTATTTACATCATATACAACCAAGCTTTGCTTTCCCCTCGCATCCGCTATGTCTGTTACAATTTTTTTACCGTCCGTTGAAAAGTCCGCTTGGTACGAACGCAGCTTTTGCGTTGCGCTTTCTTTAAATAATACATGTGCCGCTCCAGCTTCATTGACCAAATAAAGAGCGTTTTCGCCAGGGATGCCTTTAGAGACGACTATGTCTTTTCGGTCATCACTTTGCGCAACAAACAGACCGTCACTGATAACACGCTTACTACCCGTTTGTGGATGTAAGGAAATGAGCGCAACTTCAGGTGCTGCATTTTCCTTGACGGTATACTCTTCCGCAAGAATGTGATTACTTGCCGTCCATCCGAGCAAGCGTACAGCTTTATTACCAGACACACTATATACTGATTTTTCAGATTGTGTTTTTATATCATATACCCAAATAGAAGTACCGTTTGGATGTGCCAAAAGGTGATCTCGATTTGAAAAAAATGCAATTTGTTGACCATTTGGTGACCACTTGGGTTGCGTAGCCCAGTGAATAACCACATGCTCATGCTGCTCCTCATCAATATGGCCTTGCCCCTTGACAATCTCAGCCATTTTCTCTTCGTATACATGTTTATTTTCAAATGCGGCTTTTCGGCCTGCATGATCTCCCATTGGCGTGACTTTCTTTTCCTTACCTTGAAACAGAAATAAACCAAAATTATGTTCAAATACCGCTTCCTGTGCATTAACAGGGTTTACATGCAATACTGGTGTACCACTCTCCGGCTCAGCGATATACAATGTTTCTGCTACAGTTTGAATGAATCGCACATCTAAATTATGCTTTTCAGCAGTTGCGGGATCAACATAGATTACCTGTTCTTTGCTGTTATTATAGTTTACTTTCTGACCATTTTTAATTGTAAACAAGCTCGGTTGATATACAGACTGATTCACACCATTTTGCTGTTTTCCGTTTGCTAACAGCCCACTCAACTTCTGCAGCTGTTTAAGATTAGGACGTGTCCCCAACACAATTTTGCTACCACTTTCAGCCACGATATAAACTGGTTGCTCAGCGATGCTTTTGCCGTATGAAACGGTAGATGCTTGCTGTTGCCATAGGGTTGTGCTCCCAATCCCCGCTACGGCAGCAAGAAAAATAACAAACGTTCCTTTTTTATTAAAAAATCGTTTCATCAACAGTCCTCCTGTTCATGTATTCCGTACATCTGTGTGTTTACGACTTAAAAACCCCACCAATAGGTGTGCATACCTTGTGCATATTGCACCGCAAGATTTTGCCTGAAGGAAGGACTTGCAAGATTGGCTGCATCAGTCGGATTGCTGACAAAGCCCGTTTCACCTAACGTTGCAGGCATATTCGTATATTTGAGAACATAAAAACCAGCTTCCTTGACGCCGCGCAGTACAGAATAAGATGCTTTCAGCTTATCGTATGTAGCCTGAGCGAGTGCCTTTCCGTTCGTACTTCCATAATAATTGTACGTTTCCAGTCCACTCGGTGTAGATGTGGAATAACTGTTGTTATGCATAGATACAAAGAAATTTGCTCCGACATTGTTCGCATACGCGACCCGACTTTCGAGCGATACAGTTGTATCTGTGCTACGTGTCATATACACAGTAGCAGGATAATTTGCTAGCAAATATGTTTTACAGCGAAGGGCGGTATCCAATACAATGTCTTTTTCCTGCACGCCGTTTCCGATGGCACCTGGGTCACTGCCACCATGTCCTGGATCCAGTACAATAATGGGGTTGACAATAGCTTCTGTACCTAAATTGTACTTATTTGTAAACTGATCAAGCTTTTGTTTCAGTGTTGGGTTATAATTTGTTGGCGGTGGCGCAACTTCCCAACCTGCTTCGGGTGCGATTGTCGGTCCCTTATCAGCTTTTTGGGCAATAGCATGCTCTGGTGTGAAAGCAAGACCGACCAACAGTAAACCAGTAATGAATGCATTTGATTTTTTCATCTCGTATCCCCTCTCCATTTCAATACTCTATATGAAACGACAAGCGTCTCGCATAGCTAATTTATGCTACAACAAAAGCATTACATGATGAGGCAAGTCAAACCAAAAGGAAATGAGCTGATGACGCTTGAGATTGCCTGGAAAGATTTTATAATGTTGCACTTTCTTCTGTGTCTTCAACCATTTTTGAAAGAACGCTGTTTGTTTTTCAAGAAGAATAGTAGAATGAATTTTTGCCTTCACAGTGGGTAGTGGTAAAATTTGAGGTTTTTGCACGGCTTCGACATAAAACCATATTTGTCCTTCGATATCCTGAATAGGACCAATTAGTTGATTTTCTGGTGCTTGAAACATATAAGTTGCAATTGGTTTCGATAGTTCGCCTTGTAACTGCGCTATGCTCACAAGCTCTTGTAACCCTTTTTGTATACTAGGATGCTGCACAATTTCATAAGCATCCTTAAAAGATTCAATACTCAGAAAATATCTATCGAGCTCATGCTTGTTTTGAAGGTTTTTGATATGTATGTATTTAATTGTCCGCAATTCAGGAACAGAAAATGCCTCTATATTTTGTTGATAAACACTTTGAATCTCTTGTTCTGAAACAGTAATGTGTTTTGTCAACTGTTGCTTCACTTGAAATCCGGTCATTGCTCTATAAATATTTTGATAGCTTTCTTCTTCAGTCATACCCAAAGATTTTAACTGTTTAATTCGCTCGGTCTTGTTAGAACCAAGTTGATTCATTTGTGCTTTAACTGCTTCATCGTTAACTATAATTTGTTGTTGTTTTGCGTAATGAAGGACTACATCTTCCAGACTTCGTTGTTTTAAAAACTCCTCTTGCCTTGTCATCATGTTCCCATACATATGACTGACACGTTCCCAATCTGCCCTTCGAACAACTGTATCACCTGTTATATATAATAAGGGGCTATAGAAAAGCTGAACGTATAACAAAAACAATGTGATACAACCAATTAAAACAAGACCGGTCATATATATATTTCTAAATTGCACTTCTCTCCCCCTAACATATACATTTTTAAATAATAGACGTCCTTACCCTTAATATTACAAACCATTCTACCGTTTTACAACAATTTTGTAAAATAATTTCAAAAATACAAACACGACGAAAATCATTTTCTTCGATGACTTAAATCTGTATATAAAAATGTAAAAACTAAATATAAACGTACGTCCCTATCGACCTTATCATGCAATATAACTCAATAAATCTAATTCCTATTTACCATTTTGGTCACATAATGTATTTTATTTAACAATTAATACAACTATTGACTCGCGCTTTTATTTATACACAAGAAGAATGGCCCTTACAAAGGGCCATTCTTCTACAAATCTTTTATTTTATTCCTAGCTTTGTTAAAACATCATCCAACGTTCTTCCTTCAAAGCCTTCCTTCGGCTCCTGTACACCTTGCACGGTAGGATTTTTCTTCAAATAATTGTTTTGAATATATTTCATATCTGCCGCATTGACAGTACCGTCAAAGTTAATGTCGGCTGCGCGTTTGTTTGTGCCCCAAGCCGCTTCGACTGCTATTGCATCTAGTATATCGATGACATGGTCTTTGTTGACATCTCCAGCAGCAGCCTCTCCTACGTACACCTCTGGGTTCCACTGCGGCGACACGATGCCTTCGTCATTGATATATCCTACATGAAACGGTGTATACATCGTAAAATGTCCTGGAATATCCGCCGTTAATCCCATTTTTTCCATCGTGATTGGCAATCGTTCTCCTCGAATTGTTGCGTACTTATCGATATTTACAGGATACTCATTTCCTGCTTGGTCTTTTACTGTAAACGTAGCACCAATTTGTGAAGCATCCACTCCTCGTAGCCAACCTCCGCCCGTCTCACGTTTAAACGCTTCCGGCGCTGTAACATTACCAGAGATTTTGGAATATGTCGGTACCACACGAAGTGGATGAAATACAGAAACGGCAGATAATGTTTCATGAGTTGTATTCACATAAGTAGCTGTTGTGTTTGTAAACGAAGCAAATAAATTATAAGCATCGTCTTTCACCTTTAGCGTTACTTCCGCAACTGGTACATCACCAGACATAGTACCGCTCGTCAGTTCTACATTCATATTAAGCTTCATATCTCTGATTCCTGACAATACCGTTTCACTTGTAAGTGTCGGCTGCCAGTCTAAAATGGATGGATGCGCTTTTACATCAACCACTTCCAAATGACTCTTGTTAAACGTAAAGCTGTTGGTTACCTTTTTCACGTCTTTCATATTATTAGCAACTAGTGTTACCTTTACCGTTTCTCCCATTTTCACACGAGAGTTTTCAAATGCTCCATACACGTAAGGCGCTCCCTCTGGAATAAAAGTAAAGTATTTAGCGTGCTTACCGATACCAGCGGCATTGTAGCCGTACATTTCTACATTTGTACTTTTCGCACTTAGACTAATTGGAATGTTATATGAAAATTCTCCGTTCGCATTAGTAAAAAAACCATTGGTAAACACAGAGCTATTATTTTTCTCCATAATAAAGTTACCCGATTGATTAATAGAAACACCTTGATTTTTAAAGTCTGCAAAGTTCTTATCAATGAGTGTTCCTTTTAGTGAATAAGACATCGTACCTGGCTTATATTCAATGACTCCTTCTTGCAAGTCTGTGATAAAATCAGGTCCCGTTGCGTCCACAATCATATCATCCGATAAAGAGAACGTACGCCCTTCTTTATTTGTGCCAATCATTTTAACTTTGAAATGACTTTGTCCATGCGGTGCTCTTATCTTTGTACTGGAAATTGGCTGATTTGGATCTCCTGTGAACGGAAAGTACGAACCGGTAAACACATTGCCAACGCTATATTTTCGATCTTCAACAAGGTTAGCAGTCTGGATTTGTCCCAAGAAGCCGAGTTCTTCATTCGTTTTTCCATCAACCAAGATAAAATCAATTGTTTCCATCGGAGATTTTAAGGTAAAATCGACACCTGGATATGGATTCAATAACGGATAAAATATATCATAATTAGACGGCATTACTCTCGGGTTCATCGCCATCTCTTGAAATCCTTCTTCTGTTACAACCAAGGCAAAAGGTAACTGATATACTTCATTCCGATCAATTTTATTTTGATAGGTGACAAATCCTTCATAAGCTCCTGGTTTAGCTTTAGCAGGCACTGTCATGACAACATCAGAAACGCGTTGCTGTCCACCTGGGATTGTAATGATTTGTTTATCTGCTTGTAGTGTAACACCATTTTCTCTAGCTTCCATAGAGCCACGCAGACCAGCTTGAAACTCTACCTTCACTTCAAAGGTTTTTGGGTGTTTATCATGATTTTCGAGTGTGACAGAGCGCTTTTTTGTGAAGGATTCTGTTCCGTAAAGAGCCGCTCCAAAATTAAGTGCCCCTGATTTGACCTTGATCTCTGTTAGGTTCTCTTCTATAACAGTCTTAGATGGATTTTCTGTTAAAATCTCCATTTCGGAATGGAGAGCCTCATTTGCATCCACTTGTCCACTTCCTGCTTCGAATACACTATAGTCTTTACGGAGCGGATCTGCGGTGTTCATCAAAATTCCCCTGATTTCGTCCGGTGTTAAATTTGGATTTTTTTGCAGCAATAGTGCTGCGACACCCGCAACATATGGAGAAGCCATGGAAGTTCCGGAAAATCTTTGGTACGCATAGTGATAGTTTCCGTTTTGCGCAGCACCATTCATATAAGACGGTACAGTAGATAAAATTTGTACACCAGGTGCCGTCACCTCCGGCTTAATTTCATATTGCATACGTGAAGGGCCACGTGAACTGAAATCAGCGAGGTTTCCCCCTTCAATTGTATAACTACCTAATCCCTTAAACGCAATGTCTACTTCACCTGTTTCAACGCGTTCTTTGATAGCCAGTCCATTCTGATTTGTAAGAGAGAATGCGGGAATATACTGCATGGTTTCGCCGATATAATACGGAATATGTCCTTCACTTACGTTGTCATTGTAAAGCAGGACAGCTGCGGCTCCTTTGCTTTTGGCCAGCTTGATTTTATCAGCAAATGAAGTGACCCCGCGAGCGATTAACACGGCTTTTCCTGTTACATTTTTCCCTGTATAGTTGGTTGCTTGTCCAAGGCCCACATCTACCACGGAAAGGGTTGTTCCTTCCATCTTTGTAATATCATCCGTTAAATTCCTTCCCAATAAACACAGGTCAACATCGAACGCACCCTGGTTTCCATTAATGCCACCTGTAAAAGTTGGAACGGTCAATGATATATCGTTCGCTCCGACTGTAAGAGCCAAAGTAGAAGTGCCGGGAGAAGATAATGTTTTCATGCCGCTTCCGCTATTTCCTGCTGCTACAACAGCTGTCACCCCTGCCAAAACAGCGTTGTTAACAGCGATTGAAGTTGGATACAAAGGATCGTTGATACTCGCACCTAGTGATAGATTCATAATGTCCATATCATCGGTTACTGCTTTTTCAATCGCGGCAATAATATCACTCGCACTTCCACTTCCATAAGGACCAAGAACACGATAGGCGTATAAATCCGCTTCAGGTGCCACGCCTGTAATCGCTACATCACTCGTATTCTTCCCCTGCCCGGCAACGATACCGGCTACATGCGTTCCGTGTGAAGTATAGTATGTTTGACCATTTGTGCTCTCAGGACGTCCGGACTTCCTCCAGTCGTCATACGTTGTTTCCATTGGATCCGCATCATCATCTACAAAGTCATACCCCCCTTGATAAGCATCCTTTAAATCTGGATGATGGTAATCAATCCCTGTATCGATAACCGCCACTTTAATACCCTTACCTGTATATCCCTCTGCATGAATTTGACTGGTATCGCCCGACATATTTGTCACAGTGCTTTTCTCTTCTTTTATAATAGGCTGCTCGAGCGCAATCGTCATATCGCTCCAAATTGCTTGTACTTCATCTAAATCTTGTAGTTTTTTAATCTCGCTGGCAGGTACAGTCATCGCAACCCCATTAAATGAGTGTTTAAAAGAATGATTGATTTTATAATCACTTTGTAGCGACTTTGTTGCTTTTCCAATTAGTTCATTAATACCCTTTTGAAAATTTCGATGAGACGTTTCGACCTTTGCTTTTGCTTCCGCAAGCGACAACTTCTTGCCGCTTTCTAGACTTGCAGCAACTGCGGTTTGAGACGGTGCTTCCTTAAACTGCACAATAATATGTTCCGCCTTGTCACTCTCCAAATTAACAGATGGATTTAACTGCAGCCCTGTTTGCTGCGATGCTTGCAACGTTTGAAGAGCTGCGCGCTGTTCATGAGATAAATACTTCAAAATGTTTGCAGCAGAAGGTGTTTCTACTGCATAAGCGGTTTTCATCATTTCCGCTGTCGTAAATCCACTTGCTAATACAGCAAAAGCGGTAAGCCCTTTTAAAGCCATGTTGCAATGTTTTTTTCTAGCTCGTTTCTTGTTGCTCATAATCCCACTCCCCTAATGCATGACTTTATTTGTATGTAGAACAACCTAACATGCCCATACTTACTAATGAAAATGGTAATGGCTGCTCTTTTTTTTGTAAATTGGGACATTTTCGCCTTACCTTCTCCCAGACAAACAACATATTATTTTTCTACAATACATGATGTGAGAGTTGAAACATACAAAAGATATATAGAAGATGAATAGCAACTCGCATCTTCCGTAATAGTTATAAAATCATTTTTAAAACAGTAATTATTATATTCATAACATTTCCTTTGCGCCAATACGTTAAAAATAAACCCAAATACCACTCTATTGACATAATGAAACTTGAATGGATATACAAACATGGCCGTATTTCTTTAACACTGCATGATATACATCCACGCTATTTTTCTAGTATTTCATAGAATGTAATAGGGTAGAGACTATGTTGCAATCTACTCTTTTATGATTTGAAGGAGGTGAACAAGAGTTGCGGCAATCAAAATCTTCTAGGGTAGAAAACCAGGTGTACTCCAATCGTGTGTTACGCTCAGAGTTTGATGGAAATTGGGAATCTTATATTTCTAAAACTGGTTATGTTATATACACTGCCACAGCAAATCGAGCAGAAGTAGAAGTGTTGCTTTCTGACGGTTCTAGAAAGCTGCTTGTATTCAATAGAGGCGGTACGGTGTGGGTAGGCGGTGGTGGTACGAGCCATTACAGCAAACCGCATCTTGCAATTAGTTTATAAATAAGTTGAAAAAGAGTCTATTATATGAACTAACCCCAAAAAGTTAGACATAGATGTCAGGCAGCCTCTTGGGCATGAGTTCGGTATTGAACCGGACTCATGCCTTTTAATTTTGGATAGATTACCAAATTATCGTAACAGTTTCCTTTACGAGAGTATGCCTCAACTCATAGACTACTAGCGCTTTGTCTTTTTTTGGTGATTTTTCCTTGTTTTGAACGAAGGCATTCAACTTTTTTAGATACTCATTTTCCATTTCGAGCTGTTTAATACGCGCTTGAAGCGATGTGACTAATTGTGCATGAATCATGGCAGTTTTTTGGGAGG belongs to Ectobacillus sp. JY-23 and includes:
- a CDS encoding S8 family serine peptidase, yielding MSNKKRARKKHCNMALKGLTAFAVLASGFTTAEMMKTAYAVETPSAANILKYLSHEQRAALQTLQASQQTGLQLNPSVNLESDKAEHIIVQFKEAPSQTAVAASLESGKKLSLAEAKAKVETSHRNFQKGINELIGKATKSLQSDYKINHSFKHSFNGVAMTVPASEIKKLQDLDEVQAIWSDMTIALEQPIIKEEKSTVTNMSGDTSQIHAEGYTGKGIKVAVIDTGIDYHHPDLKDAYQGGYDFVDDDADPMETTYDDWRKSGRPESTNGQTYYTSHGTHVAGIVAGQGKNTSDVAITGVAPEADLYAYRVLGPYGSGSASDIIAAIEKAVTDDMDIMNLSLGASINDPLYPTSIAVNNAVLAGVTAVVAAGNSGSGMKTLSSPGTSTLALTVGANDISLTVPTFTGGINGNQGAFDVDLCLLGRNLTDDITKMEGTTLSVVDVGLGQATNYTGKNVTGKAVLIARGVTSFADKIKLAKSKGAAAVLLYNDNVSEGHIPYYIGETMQYIPAFSLTNQNGLAIKERVETGEVDIAFKGLGSYTIEGGNLADFSSRGPSRMQYEIKPEVTAPGVQILSTVPSYMNGAAQNGNYHYAYQRFSGTSMASPYVAGVAALLLQKNPNLTPDEIRGILMNTADPLRKDYSVFEAGSGQVDANEALHSEMEILTENPSKTVIEENLTEIKVKSGALNFGAALYGTESFTKKRSVTLENHDKHPKTFEVKVEFQAGLRGSMEARENGVTLQADKQIITIPGGQQRVSDVVMTVPAKAKPGAYEGFVTYQNKIDRNEVYQLPFALVVTEEGFQEMAMNPRVMPSNYDIFYPLLNPYPGVDFTLKSPMETIDFILVDGKTNEELGFLGQIQTANLVEDRKYSVGNVFTGSYFPFTGDPNQPISSTKIRAPHGQSHFKVKMIGTNKEGRTFSLSDDMIVDATGPDFITDLQEGVIEYKPGTMSYSLKGTLIDKNFADFKNQGVSINQSGNFIMEKNNSSVFTNGFFTNANGEFSYNIPISLSAKSTNVEMYGYNAAGIGKHAKYFTFIPEGAPYVYGAFENSRVKMGETVKVTLVANNMKDVKKVTNSFTFNKSHLEVVDVKAHPSILDWQPTLTSETVLSGIRDMKLNMNVELTSGTMSGDVPVAEVTLKVKDDAYNLFASFTNTTATYVNTTHETLSAVSVFHPLRVVPTYSKISGNVTAPEAFKRETGGGWLRGVDASQIGATFTVKDQAGNEYPVNIDKYATIRGERLPITMEKMGLTADIPGHFTMYTPFHVGYINDEGIVSPQWNPEVYVGEAAAGDVNKDHVIDILDAIAVEAAWGTNKRAADINFDGTVNAADMKYIQNNYLKKNPTVQGVQEPKEGFEGRTLDDVLTKLGIK
- a CDS encoding peptidyl-prolyl cis-trans isomerase, producing MQFRNIYMTGLVLIGCITLFLLYVQLFYSPLLYITGDTVVRRADWERVSHMYGNMMTRQEEFLKQRSLEDVVLHYAKQQQIIVNDEAVKAQMNQLGSNKTERIKQLKSLGMTEEESYQNIYRAMTGFQVKQQLTKHITVSEQEIQSVYQQNIEAFSVPELRTIKYIHIKNLQNKHELDRYFLSIESFKDAYEIVQHPSIQKGLQELVSIAQLQGELSKPIATYMFQAPENQLIGPIQDIEGQIWFYVEAVQKPQILPLPTVKAKIHSTILLEKQTAFFQKWLKTQKKVQHYKIFPGNLKRHQLISFWFDLPHHVMLLL
- a CDS encoding N-acetylmuramoyl-L-alanine amidase; the encoded protein is MKKSNAFITGLLLVGLAFTPEHAIAQKADKGPTIAPEAGWEVAPPPTNYNPTLKQKLDQFTNKYNLGTEAIVNPIIVLDPGHGGSDPGAIGNGVQEKDIVLDTALRCKTYLLANYPATVYMTRSTDTTVSLESRVAYANNVGANFFVSMHNNSYSTSTPSGLETYNYYGSTNGKALAQATYDKLKASYSVLRGVKEAGFYVLKYTNMPATLGETGFVSNPTDAANLASPSFRQNLAVQYAQGMHTYWWGF